The segment TCTTTAAAGACATTGACATGGGCCGTGACCCAGAAATAAATTGCAACCAGCGACAGGAGACAGATAATAAACTGACTGATCTCAAAAAAGAACCTGCTCACGAGATGCAACAGGGCATATACACCCACGGCCCGCATCATAAAGGCGATCATTACTAAAAAAAATGCCGCGGCGCTGCCGTAAGCAAGAAAGAGGTGTTCATTGCCCGGAAGCAATGCAATGTACTTTGCGTAGTAAGATAAAAAATCAACCTGGGCCAGATACTTACCACAGGACCAGACAGAAATTATGATGATTATATGGAGAAACATGGGGTATTCAACTTTTCTGGTTAATTATGGTTTAATCAATCCTGTTATATTATGAAGTGAGCAGGTTTTGTGCACAAATTAGAATCAGTTTATCAGCTGCTGAAAACCTGGAGCCTGTGATGATTTTAAACTGTATCCTGGATTCGAGGAAGTGCTGAATCCTTCCATACAAGAATATCAGCGGTTGAAGCTTCACGCAGCAGATAAGCGATAACTTCGCGCTGCCGGGGAAGCGCTTCGCTATAAATTTTCAGGCTCAAGAAAACCAACCGCTCGGTCGATGCTGTGCAGGAAAGCAAAACCCTTGCCTTTCTTCTCAAGACGCGCCGCCTTGACCACTGCTTCAAAAACCTGATCGGTCTGCTCGCCCTTGACGACAATCAGAATTATTTCCTTTTCAGGTTTTATAAATCTCCCCCTGAAACCAAGAGCTTCCCGGATACCGGTACCGCGCCCGTAATAAATCGTCGCGCCTTCGGCACCGGCCTCCTGGGCAGCCTTGACAACCTTGTCCGCTTCGCCGCGCTGAACAATGCATGTGATCAAATTTGGATTAACACTGGTCATATCCTGATCTTCCTTCTTGATGTTATAAATAGTAATGCCGTTCGTTTATAGTATCGAGGAACTGCTCCTCTCCGATAAAAACTGCCTGAATCAGATAGCGGAAAATATGTTCCCCTACCACTTGGCTAAAGGAAACAGGGATTCAAAGTCAAGTAAAAACGATATGGTAATTACTCTTGGCAAGGGGTAATAAGCTACAAAGATGAAAGGTGAAAAAAAGTCCACCCATTCCCGTTGCC is part of the Pseudomonadota bacterium genome and harbors:
- a CDS encoding P-II family nitrogen regulator codes for the protein MTSVNPNLITCIVQRGEADKVVKAAQEAGAEGATIYYGRGTGIREALGFRGRFIKPEKEIILIVVKGEQTDQVFEAVVKAARLEKKGKGFAFLHSIDRAVGFLEPENL